A part of Aegilops tauschii subsp. strangulata cultivar AL8/78 chromosome 2, Aet v6.0, whole genome shotgun sequence genomic DNA contains:
- the LOC109733758 gene encoding mavicyanin-like, whose product MAITRTILLAVAAMAIMSTASAAIYNVGEPGRAWDLGTNYSTWASSRTFQPDDQIVFKYSPQAHDVLEVSKADYDSCSTATPIATLNSGNDVIALTVTGTRYFICGFPGHCAGGMKVKIDVMPRSSSSSPGPASGPSASNAPPPTPVSTAISVEATGFGLAVLLVVAGLMA is encoded by the coding sequence ATGGCCATCACCAGAACCATTCTCCTCGCCGTGGCCGCGATGGCCATCATGAGCACCGCCTCGGCTGCAATCTACAATGTCGGCGAGCCCGGCAGAGCGTGGGACCTCGGCACCAACTACAGCACATGGGCGTCCTCCAGGACCTTCCAACCCGACGACCAGATCGTCTTCAAGTACTCCCCTCAAGCGCACGATGTCCTCGAGGTCAGCAAGGCCGACTACGACTCATGCAGCACTGCGACCCCCATTGCCACCCTCAACTCCGGGAATGATGTCATCGCCCTTACCGTCACCGGCACCCGCTACTTCATATGCGGCTTCCCTGGCCATTGTGCGGGTGGCATGAAGGTCAAGATCGATGTCATGCCAAGATCCTCCTCTTCCTCGCCTGGCCCGGCCAGCGGCCCAAGTGCAAGCAACGCTCCTCCACCGACGCCTGTCTCCACCGCCATCTCTGTGGAGGCTACGGGCTTTGGCCTCGCCGTCTTGCTTGTCGTTGCTGGCCTCATGGCTTGA
- the LOC109733756 gene encoding mavicyanin-like: protein MAARRTILLAVAAMAVLSTASAAIYNVGEPGGAWDLSTNYGTWASSRNFQTSDQIVFKYSPQAHDVLEVSKADYDSCSTANPITTFNSGNDVVTLTATGTRYFICGFPGHCAGGMKVKIDVMPGSSSTSPAPASGPSASNAPPPTPVSAATNVEATGFGLAVLLAIAGLMA from the coding sequence ATGGCTGCCAGGAGAACCATTCTTCTCGCCGTGGCTGCGATGGCCGTCCTGAGCACCGCGTCAGCGGCAATCTACAACGTGGGCGAGCCGGGCGGCGCATGGGACCTCAGCACCAACTACGGCACTTGGGCGTCCTCTAGGAACTTCCAAACCAGCGATCAGATCGTCTTCAAGTACTCCCCTCAGGCACACGATGTCCTTGAAGTCAGCAAGGCAGACTACGACTCTTGCAGCACGGCCAACCCCATCACCACCTTCAACTCCGGGAATGATGTTGTCACCCTCACAGCCACCGGCACCCGGTACTTCATCTGTGGTTTCCCTGGTCATTGCGCGGGTGGCATGAAGGTTAAGATCGATGTCATGCCAGGCTCCTCCTCTACGTCACCCGCACCGGCCAGCGGCCCAAGTGCAAGCAATGCTCCCCCGCCGACACCTGTCTCTGCTGCCACCAATGTGGAGGCCACGGGGTTTGGCCTTGCTGTTTTGCTTGCCATTGCCGGCCTCATGGCTTGA
- the LOC109733767 gene encoding uclacyanin 1-like, with amino-acid sequence MPVTRTILLVVAAMAILSTAATAAMYNVGEPGGAWDLGTNYSTWASSRNFQPDDQIVFNKADYDSCSNATPIATLNSGNDVIALTVTGSRYFICGFPGHCAGGMKVKIDVMPSSSSSSPSPAGGPSASNTPLPTPVSAAISVEATDFGLTVLLATHLYTIMYSQVIVLASICVAK; translated from the exons ATGCCCGTCACCAGAACCATTCTCCTTGTCGTGGCCGCGATGGCCATCCTGAGCACGGCCGCCACGGCTGCAATGTACAATGTCGGCGAGCCCGGCGGAGCATGGGACCTCGGCACCAACTACAGCACGTGGGCGTCATCCAGGAACTTCCAACCCGACGACCAGATCGTCTTCAA CAAGGCCGACTACGACTCATGCAGCAATGCAACCCCCATTGCCACCCTCAACTCCGGGAATGATGTCATCGCCCTTACCGTCACTGGCTCCCGCTACTTCATATGCGGCTTCCCTGGCCATTGTGCGGGCGGCATGAAGGTCAAGATCGATGTCATGCCAAGCTCCTCCTCTTCGTCGCCTAGCCCGGCCGGCGGCCCAAGTGCAAGCAACACTCCCCTACCGACGCCTGTCTCCGCCGCCATCTCTGTGGAGGCTACGGACTTTGGCCTCACTGTCTTGCTTGCTACACATTTGTATACAATCATGTATAGTCAAGTAATTGTACTAGCAAGTATATGTGTAGCCAAGTAA